In Acidimicrobiales bacterium, one genomic interval encodes:
- a CDS encoding integrase core domain-containing protein, with the protein MKLSRPGKPTASAFAEPFNGHFRREWRGYCWFANRTEALEVVEACPLEYNDERPNRGSDRRTPAALLAGWEFSEQAADERMPLTNPVVGSS; encoded by the coding sequence TTGAAGTTGTCGCGGCCGGGCAAGCCGACCGCCAGTGCCTTCGCGGAGCCATTCAACGGGCACTTCCGACGGGAGTGGCGGGGCTATTGCTGGTTCGCAAACCGTACCGAGGCGCTCGAGGTGGTCGAAGCCTGCCCGTTGGAGTACAACGACGAGCGGCCCAACCGGGGGTCGGATCGGCGGACACCGGCCGCTCTCCTGGCAGGTTGGGAGTTCTCGGAGCAGGCGGCGGACGAACGCATGCCGTTGACCAATCCGGTGGTCGGTTCAAGTTAG
- a CDS encoding thiolase family protein produces GHFDDEIIPVPTRDGVVSVDEGPRPDTTLERLAQLKPVFREGGTVTAGNASPLNDGAAAVLVVSRRYAEAHGLRPLARVRAIGVAGVPPRVMGIGPVPATRKALERAGLTLADVGVIELNEAFAAQALAVLHDWEMDPEDPRVNPNGGAIALGHPLGCSGARIMTTMLHEMRRRADIQFGLATMCVGVGQGISMVVERVA; encoded by the coding sequence CGGGCACTTCGACGACGAGATCATCCCGGTGCCGACCCGCGACGGCGTCGTGTCGGTGGACGAGGGGCCGCGCCCCGACACGACGCTCGAGCGTCTGGCGCAGCTCAAGCCGGTCTTCCGCGAGGGTGGGACGGTGACGGCCGGCAACGCCAGCCCACTCAACGACGGCGCGGCGGCGGTGCTCGTCGTCTCGCGCCGCTACGCCGAGGCGCACGGCCTGCGGCCGCTGGCGCGAGTGCGCGCGATCGGCGTGGCCGGCGTACCGCCGCGCGTTATGGGGATCGGCCCGGTGCCGGCCACGCGCAAGGCGCTGGAGCGCGCGGGGTTGACCCTGGCCGACGTGGGCGTGATCGAGCTGAACGAGGCCTTTGCGGCGCAGGCCCTGGCGGTGCTCCACGACTGGGAGATGGATCCAGAAGACCCGCGCGTCAACCCTAACGGCGGCGCCATCGCGCTGGGTCACCCGCTGGGCTGCTCGGGCGCCCGGATCATGACCACGATGCTGCACGAGATGCGGCGGCGAGCCGACATCCAGTTCGGCCTGGCGACGATGTGCGTCGGCGTGGGCCAGGGGATAAGCATGGTGGTCGAGCGCGTCGCCTGA
- a CDS encoding trypsin-like peptidase domain-containing protein produces the protein MSHPYRRFGLRLIPAFLIFLLAVGGYAFVRYDAPSLLSPAPVSAAGAATPTTGSATSFQAAVEAAVQKARPAVVQITNNQTPASQFGQAYSVPSGVGSGVIYDSQGHILTNNHVVAGAQNLLVSLPDGRSFPATVVGTDPQTDLAVIQIHGSNLPVAPLGDSSRLQVGQFVIAIGNALALPGGPTVTSGVVSALNRTVQEPSQAQSQSGSSSGSPFGQIPFGQGQAAQAQAAGPYLFDAIQTDAPINPGNSGGPLVDLTGQVIGINTLVAGQAEPGVQAQGIGFSIAMATAKPIADQLVATGHVDHPYIGISYTPLNPAIAAQLGVANTTGAVIGQVAPNSPGAAAGLQANDVVTAIDGTKLSTESSLAEAIDHHKPGDVVTLSVQRGSQHLSLTVTLGTMPASR, from the coding sequence ATGTCCCATCCCTACCGGCGCTTTGGCCTGCGCCTGATCCCGGCGTTCCTCATCTTCCTGCTCGCCGTCGGCGGCTACGCGTTCGTACGCTACGACGCGCCCAGCCTGTTGTCACCGGCGCCGGTCAGCGCCGCCGGCGCCGCGACTCCGACTACCGGCAGCGCGACTTCCTTCCAGGCGGCCGTCGAGGCCGCCGTTCAGAAGGCCAGGCCGGCCGTCGTCCAGATCACGAACAACCAGACCCCGGCATCGCAGTTCGGCCAGGCTTACTCCGTTCCGTCGGGCGTCGGCTCCGGTGTGATCTACGACAGCCAGGGACATATTCTGACTAACAACCACGTCGTTGCCGGCGCGCAGAACCTGCTGGTCTCCCTGCCGGACGGCCGCTCGTTCCCCGCCACGGTCGTGGGCACCGACCCGCAGACCGACCTCGCCGTGATCCAGATCCACGGCAGCAATCTCCCGGTGGCTCCGCTCGGCGACTCGAGCCGGCTCCAGGTGGGCCAGTTCGTGATCGCGATCGGCAACGCGCTGGCGCTGCCCGGCGGACCGACCGTCACCAGCGGCGTCGTCAGCGCCCTGAACCGGACGGTGCAGGAGCCGTCGCAGGCTCAGAGCCAGTCCGGTTCGTCGAGCGGCAGTCCCTTCGGTCAGATCCCCTTCGGCCAGGGTCAGGCGGCGCAGGCACAGGCCGCCGGCCCGTACCTGTTCGACGCCATCCAGACCGACGCCCCGATCAACCCCGGCAACTCCGGCGGCCCGCTGGTGGACCTCACGGGCCAGGTCATCGGCATCAACACCCTGGTCGCCGGCCAGGCTGAGCCGGGCGTCCAGGCGCAGGGTATCGGCTTCTCGATCGCCATGGCCACCGCCAAGCCGATCGCCGACCAGCTCGTTGCGACCGGGCACGTCGATCATCCCTACATCGGGATCTCGTACACGCCGCTCAATCCCGCCATCGCGGCCCAGCTCGGCGTCGCCAACACGACCGGCGCGGTCATCGGCCAGGTCGCCCCGAACTCCCCGGGTGCAGCGGCCGGGCTGCAGGCGAACGACGTGGTCACGGCCATCGACGGCACCAAGCTCAGCACGGAGTCCTCGCTGGCCGAGGCGATCGACCACCACAAGCCGGGTGACGTGGTCACGCTGTCGGTGCAGCGCGGCTCCCAGCATCTCTCACTCACGGTCACGCTCGGCACCATGCCGGCGTCGCGGTAG